In Asanoa sp. WMMD1127, one genomic interval encodes:
- a CDS encoding nitrate- and nitrite sensing domain-containing protein — translation MSTGRMTLSNRRPAAAGLERRGFPRLADARIRSKLGLLLLVPLIAVVALAAVRLVDVSRQASDATLIRSLSELSIDVSALTQNLHKERMAAAAFLATPEARTDAYNLRVRGTDELVVTYRARRANLPDLPDTVRDRLAAIDGHLAGLAGIREETLARGQMSVAEAVLRYGVVLNDLVAYGEALGQVSGEGDLAESLRAMAAFARAKVATAEEEAVVFVALTSGGLSEEQFSAFVATLTSQQEAFVAFAGSASAAQRAAVDRTVTGDASLLADQVSAQLTRSVGEPAPFPAAVGSPAIGAVTDLMRYAETNLERDLLGQADDARSAAVRQATVEGTLVLTVLLIAVLLAIVIARSLNRSLFRLRDGALTVANHSLPESVARLRELEKVGEGGVEEIVSEVRDPIQLTNRDEVGEVAVAFNVVHREAVRIAAEQAALRTSVSAMFLTLARRSQTLVDRIIGELDSIERGEEDPKRLAKLFVLDHLATRMRRNDENLLVLAGADTAPPRREDALLIDALRAAQSEVEFYNRIEFGTVDPDISVSAHAVNDVVRILSELLDNATRFSPPNTVVVADARRIRDYVVVQVEDRGLGLDDDQLEVLNHRLRSPSPVDVSAFRLMGLAVVSRLAARYRILVELRRTLDQGTVALVTLPAEIVVLPQAGRPPTLLPRKRVPAGAEVGGAAASNGHVPGGSAWANRASATTLAEPPPTPAQWDVPLPQRPGFATDPLPPAATPMAGGGFPRPPVAGGDSALLAEPNREATTEMPIFREMEAVWFQSHGHSSTQILNLPGDALPPPRPTAAPVPPGAGSVPPMAAPVPPGAGSVPPMAAPGRGPLLPGAEPVVLAPAAAPSPAPMPPPVPPPVPPTVPPQRTAPVGDRSAGGDDLWRTAADEGWDRATKAASPLAGGTTRSGLPKRVPQAQLVPGGVETRPSQGVKRAPEEVRGLLSAYHRGVQRGRVAGAELDNTPPSKENR, via the coding sequence GTGAGCACCGGACGGATGACGCTGTCCAACCGCCGCCCGGCAGCCGCCGGGCTGGAGCGCCGCGGGTTCCCGCGGCTCGCCGACGCGCGCATCCGGTCCAAGCTCGGCCTGCTGCTGCTGGTGCCGCTGATCGCCGTCGTCGCGCTCGCCGCGGTCCGGCTGGTCGACGTGTCCCGCCAGGCGTCCGACGCGACGCTCATCCGCTCCCTCAGCGAGCTGTCGATCGACGTATCGGCGTTGACGCAGAACCTGCACAAGGAGCGGATGGCCGCCGCCGCGTTCCTGGCCACGCCGGAGGCCAGGACCGACGCCTACAACCTGCGCGTGCGCGGCACGGACGAGCTGGTGGTGACCTACCGCGCCCGCCGGGCCAACCTGCCCGACCTCCCGGACACGGTCCGCGACCGGCTCGCCGCGATCGACGGCCACCTGGCCGGGCTCGCCGGCATCCGCGAGGAGACGCTGGCCCGCGGGCAGATGTCGGTCGCCGAGGCGGTGCTGCGCTATGGGGTGGTCCTCAACGACCTCGTGGCGTACGGCGAGGCGCTCGGTCAGGTGTCCGGCGAGGGCGACCTCGCGGAGAGCCTGCGGGCCATGGCCGCATTCGCCCGCGCCAAGGTCGCCACCGCCGAGGAGGAGGCGGTCGTCTTCGTCGCGCTGACCTCCGGCGGCCTGAGCGAGGAGCAGTTCTCCGCCTTCGTCGCGACGCTGACGAGCCAGCAGGAGGCGTTCGTCGCGTTCGCCGGCTCGGCGTCGGCCGCGCAGCGGGCGGCGGTCGACCGGACCGTGACCGGCGACGCGTCCCTGCTGGCCGACCAGGTCTCCGCCCAGCTGACCCGCTCGGTCGGCGAGCCGGCGCCGTTCCCGGCCGCGGTCGGCAGCCCCGCGATCGGCGCGGTCACCGACCTGATGCGCTACGCCGAGACCAACCTCGAACGCGACCTGCTCGGCCAGGCCGACGACGCCCGCTCCGCCGCCGTGCGGCAGGCCACCGTCGAGGGCACGCTCGTGCTCACCGTGCTGCTGATCGCGGTGCTGCTGGCGATCGTCATCGCCCGGTCGCTCAACCGCTCGCTGTTCCGCCTGCGCGACGGCGCGCTGACCGTGGCCAACCACAGCCTGCCCGAGAGCGTCGCCCGGCTGCGCGAGCTCGAGAAGGTCGGCGAGGGGGGCGTCGAGGAGATCGTCAGCGAGGTACGCGACCCGATCCAGCTGACCAACCGCGACGAGGTGGGCGAGGTCGCCGTCGCCTTCAACGTGGTGCACCGCGAGGCGGTGCGGATCGCGGCCGAACAGGCGGCGCTGCGCACCAGCGTCTCCGCGATGTTCCTGACGCTCGCCCGGCGCAGCCAGACGCTGGTCGACCGGATCATCGGCGAGCTCGACTCGATCGAGCGCGGCGAGGAGGACCCGAAGCGGCTGGCCAAGCTGTTCGTCCTCGACCACCTGGCGACCCGGATGCGCCGCAACGACGAGAATCTCCTCGTGCTGGCCGGCGCCGACACCGCGCCGCCGCGCCGCGAGGACGCGCTGCTGATCGACGCGCTGCGCGCCGCACAGTCCGAAGTGGAGTTCTACAACCGGATCGAGTTCGGCACCGTCGACCCCGACATCTCCGTGTCGGCGCACGCCGTCAACGACGTCGTGCGGATCCTCTCCGAGCTGCTCGACAACGCCACCCGGTTCTCGCCGCCCAACACGGTGGTGGTGGCCGACGCCCGGCGGATCCGGGACTACGTCGTCGTGCAGGTCGAGGACCGCGGCCTCGGCCTCGACGACGACCAGCTCGAGGTGCTCAACCACCGCCTGCGGTCGCCGTCGCCGGTCGACGTCTCCGCGTTCCGGTTGATGGGCCTGGCCGTGGTGTCCCGGCTCGCGGCCCGCTACCGCATCCTGGTCGAACTGCGCCGCACCCTCGACCAGGGCACGGTCGCGCTGGTCACGCTGCCCGCCGAGATCGTGGTGCTGCCGCAGGCGGGCCGGCCGCCGACGCTGCTGCCCCGCAAGCGGGTGCCGGCCGGGGCGGAGGTCGGCGGCGCGGCCGCCAGCAACGGCCATGTGCCCGGTGGCAGCGCCTGGGCCAACCGCGCGTCGGCCACCACCCTGGCGGAGCCGCCGCCCACGCCGGCGCAGTGGGACGTGCCCCTGCCGCAGCGCCCCGGCTTCGCCACCGACCCACTGCCACCCGCCGCGACGCCGATGGCCGGCGGTGGTTTCCCACGGCCACCCGTCGCGGGTGGCGACTCAGCCCTGCTCGCCGAGCCCAACCGGGAGGCGACCACCGAAATGCCGATCTTCCGGGAGATGGAAGCCGTCTGGTTCCAGTCCCACGGCCACAGCTCGACCCAGATCCTCAACCTCCCGGGCGACGCCTTGCCCCCGCCACGCCCGACCGCCGCTCCGGTTCCGCCGGGCGCCGGGTCCGTCCCGCCGATGGCCGCACCGGTTCCGCCGGGCGCCGGGTCCGTCCCGCCGATGGCCGCACCGGGTCGCGGGCCGCTCTTGCCGGGCGCCGAGCCGGTGGTGCTCGCTCCTGCCGCCGCACCATCGCCGGCGCCCATGCCACCACCCGTACCGCCGCCCGTTCCGCCCACCGTCCCGCCCCAGCGGACCGCCCCCGTCGGGGACCGGTCGGCGGGCGGCGACGATCTCTGGCGTACCGCTGCCGATGAGGGTTGGGACCGGGCGACCAAGGCCGCGAGCCCCTTGGCCGGCGGCACCACCCGCTCCGGCCTGCCGAAGCGGGTGCCGCAGGCCCAGCTCGTCCCCGGCGGCGTGGAGACCCGGCCGAGCCAGGGCGTCAAACGGGCGCCGGAAGAGGTCCGCGGGCTGCTCTCCGCCTACCACCGCGGCGTGCAACGCGGCCGGGTCGCCGGCGCCGAGCTCGACAACACCCCACCGAGCAAGGAGAACCGATGA
- a CDS encoding ATP/GTP-binding protein, translating to MDYAGSDRGHGPGIISAKIVIAGGFGVGKTTMVGAVSEITPLTTEALLTQAGEGIDDRSKVPGKETTTVAMDFGRITMADDLILYLFGTPGQTRFWFMWDEIIRGAVGAVVLVDTRRISDAFAPLDYFENQNLPYMVALNCFDGAPVYEVDEVREALAISPRVPLVLTDARRRAAVKETLIAVVQHAMQALREEFGRGTPTPVG from the coding sequence GTGGACTACGCAGGCTCTGACCGCGGCCACGGGCCGGGCATCATCTCGGCGAAGATCGTGATCGCCGGGGGCTTCGGCGTGGGCAAGACCACGATGGTCGGCGCCGTCTCCGAGATCACCCCGTTGACCACCGAGGCGCTGCTGACCCAGGCCGGCGAGGGGATCGACGACCGCTCGAAGGTGCCCGGCAAGGAGACCACGACCGTCGCGATGGACTTCGGCCGGATCACCATGGCCGACGACCTCATCCTCTATCTGTTCGGCACGCCCGGCCAGACCCGGTTCTGGTTCATGTGGGACGAGATCATCCGCGGCGCGGTCGGCGCGGTGGTGCTCGTCGACACCCGGCGGATCAGCGACGCGTTCGCGCCCCTCGACTATTTCGAGAACCAGAACCTGCCGTACATGGTGGCGCTCAACTGTTTCGACGGCGCGCCCGTCTACGAGGTCGACGAGGTGCGCGAGGCGCTCGCCATCTCCCCCAGGGTGCCGCTGGTGCTGACCGACGCGCGCCGGCGGGCGGCCGTCAAGGAGACGCTGATCGCGGTCGTGCAGCACGCGATGCAGGCGCTGCGCGAGGAGTTCGGCCGCGGCACGCCGACGCCGGTCGGCTAG
- a CDS encoding roadblock/LC7 domain-containing protein: MNRAPTMGDMAWLLSNFADSVAGIAHVVAVSADGLLLASSRDLPADRADQLAAITSGVVSLTSGAARMFDGGNVLQTVIEMHSGYLFLMSISDGSSMAVLAARNSDVGQVGYEMALLVERVGKALSPERREAAIGRRS, translated from the coding sequence ATGAACAGGGCACCGACCATGGGCGACATGGCCTGGCTGCTGAGCAACTTCGCCGACAGCGTGGCCGGCATCGCCCACGTGGTCGCGGTATCGGCCGACGGTCTCCTGCTCGCCTCCTCCCGGGACCTGCCGGCCGACCGGGCCGACCAGCTCGCCGCGATCACGTCCGGCGTGGTGAGCCTGACCAGCGGCGCCGCCCGGATGTTCGACGGCGGCAACGTGCTGCAAACCGTTATCGAGATGCACAGTGGATACCTGTTCCTGATGTCCATCAGCGACGGTTCGTCGATGGCCGTGCTGGCCGCCCGCAACAGCGACGTCGGCCAGGTCGGCTACGAGATGGCCCTGCTGGTCGAGCGCGTCGGCAAGGCCCTGTCGCCGGAGCGCCGCGAAGCCGCGATCGGCCGCCGGTCCTAG
- a CDS encoding sugar phosphate isomerase/epimerase — protein sequence MAEEQLHTLTRRGALRAATVAAAAGAVGAVGGLAAGATPASAGERGGSGRGRVPRDHISVQLYTLRDQLAADLPGTLRALADIGYTRVEHAGFVGRTAAQFKAELDAAGLRATSGHVGIPQPFDAATWQAALADAKLLGQRYIVHPFFGVGANGVIRDSATYRAFARDLNKAGALARRAGLRFGYHNHHFEFFRLDGGTTTGFDIITQETDPDLVHLEVDLFWVTRGAHDPVDVIHENRGRIKQFHVKDMNADGSFEDAGQGLIDFARIFRHGREAGIDEFIIERDDAGTDPRQPAQAIDTARVGYNYLANLRF from the coding sequence GCGCGGCGCGCTGCGGGCCGCGACCGTCGCCGCGGCGGCGGGGGCCGTCGGCGCCGTGGGCGGGCTGGCCGCCGGCGCCACCCCGGCCAGCGCGGGCGAGCGCGGCGGCAGCGGCCGCGGCCGGGTGCCCCGCGACCACATCAGCGTGCAGCTCTACACCCTGCGCGACCAGCTGGCCGCCGACCTGCCGGGCACGCTGCGGGCGCTGGCCGACATCGGCTACACCCGGGTCGAGCACGCCGGCTTCGTCGGCCGCACCGCCGCGCAGTTCAAGGCCGAACTCGACGCCGCCGGGCTGCGGGCGACCTCCGGTCACGTCGGCATCCCGCAGCCGTTCGACGCCGCGACGTGGCAGGCCGCGTTGGCCGACGCCAAGCTGTTGGGCCAGCGCTACATCGTCCACCCGTTCTTCGGCGTGGGCGCCAACGGCGTCATCCGCGACTCGGCGACCTACCGGGCGTTCGCCCGCGACCTCAACAAGGCCGGCGCGCTGGCCAGGCGTGCCGGGCTGCGCTTCGGCTACCACAACCACCACTTCGAGTTCTTCCGCCTCGACGGTGGCACCACCACCGGCTTCGACATCATCACCCAGGAGACCGACCCCGACCTGGTGCACCTCGAGGTCGACCTGTTCTGGGTCACCCGGGGCGCGCACGACCCGGTCGACGTCATCCACGAGAACCGCGGTCGGATCAAGCAGTTCCACGTCAAGGACATGAACGCCGACGGCTCGTTCGAGGACGCCGGTCAGGGCCTGATCGACTTCGCCCGGATCTTCCGGCACGGGCGCGAGGCGGGCATCGACGAGTTCATCATCGAGCGGGACGACGCGGGCACCGACCCGCGCCAGCCGGCCCAGGCGATCGACACGGCCCGGGTGGGCTACAACTACCTGGCCAACCTGCGCTTCTAG
- a CDS encoding DUF742 domain-containing protein, whose amino-acid sequence MEPPHGDPRGALVRPYAVTRGRTEPSRHIALEAVLSASERAVVEARFAGHDKYRIAQICQSTPQSLAEIAAYTRLPLGVARVIVADMVAEGLLTLHSAAPAQRYEERMEVLERVLSGLRRL is encoded by the coding sequence ATGGAACCGCCGCACGGCGATCCCCGCGGCGCGCTGGTGCGCCCGTACGCGGTTACCCGCGGCCGAACCGAGCCGTCCCGGCACATCGCGCTGGAAGCGGTGCTCTCGGCCAGCGAGCGGGCGGTGGTCGAGGCCCGGTTCGCGGGGCACGACAAGTACCGCATCGCGCAGATCTGCCAGTCGACGCCCCAGTCGCTGGCGGAGATCGCCGCGTACACCCGGCTTCCGCTCGGTGTCGCCCGGGTGATCGTCGCCGACATGGTCGCCGAGGGCCTGCTGACGCTGCACAGCGCCGCACCCGCGCAACGGTATGAGGAGCGGATGGAAGTGTTGGAGAGGGTGCTAAGTGGACTACGCAGGCTCTGA